In one Nomascus leucogenys isolate Asia chromosome 13, Asia_NLE_v1, whole genome shotgun sequence genomic region, the following are encoded:
- the LOC100592016 gene encoding zinc finger protein 501-like, whose translation MYTGEKPDECKDNEKALKKLYHTQNERTHAGEKIYDCKKCGKFFHEKACLTQHQRTHTTGKPSKCNDSERVLKKESCLTPNQRIKTRLKQERKTVKVINVRNLSLRS comes from the coding sequence ATGTACACAGGAGAAAAACCTGACGAGTGTAAAGACAATGAGAAAGCCTTGAAGAAGCTATACCATACTCAAAATGAGAGAACTCATGCAGGAGAGAAAATCTATGATTGTAAGAAGTGTGGGAAATTCTTTCATGAAAAAGCATGCCTTACTCAACATCAGAGAACCCATACAACAGGAAAACCCAGCAAATGTAATGATAGTGAAAGAGTCTTAAAGAAGGAATCTTGCCTCACTCCCAATCAGAGAATTAAAACAAGattaaaacaagagagaaaaactgTAAAGGTAATAAATGTGAGAAACCTTTCTTTGAGAAGTTGA